In Oxyura jamaicensis isolate SHBP4307 breed ruddy duck chromosome 20, BPBGC_Ojam_1.0, whole genome shotgun sequence, the following are encoded in one genomic region:
- the KIAA1755 gene encoding LOW QUALITY PROTEIN: uncharacterized protein KIAA1755 homolog (The sequence of the model RefSeq protein was modified relative to this genomic sequence to represent the inferred CDS: deleted 3 bases in 3 codons), translated as MDAQSLDAAVQGALRALYPPFEATAPTVLGQVFRLLETSYRGDGLCCLLEFLIPAKRLFEHVRQAACAPYFNCIFLHEGWPLCLHEKVVVHLAPLNPLLLRSGDFYLQAEPCEEHSARITVKHLSQDLRSVEETPIPEATYALLFTNEWLEEINCDHAGPPLHTCLVATENGIAPLPWSKIATPEFIDKPKAGPDTVPTGAPGSPAPEPAAAITPAPHSTASTAEPYSNVTGTFPGCKDASWKSNQGRYPGLIKVDQAGSQQTPAVLAVPSLQEIVSQNLEGEYVDLLDLSQEKLDLLARSLPPARPVGQGAAAVLPWASGGPRVGSWPRGGGPSSQEGPCSPCQKRRLSGEPGPHGPRCRHRDSYLAALQNPVSFGSGLMAAILEEPDGPVPPATPCKTPAPSGSRDGHPSSPPLLAHCPRGDRPGVTGGDAAGPGSPRLPPTPARSEAAGSGHKFSFLKGPRLGTAPGEGSASQHEGGWKKVSAIYSPRMGRAKAAGKGTDAAAAAPTEDRSLQSTGSQNGPSAPRSRQPPAWQELHAGLLRSGIVCLPGGTDKLGRALLQVTTSGSAWGAAWCSAAELAKLFLCLCSLPRKDAKDSGLTAVVDARRQPPAPALFSALRSVQSVSPGCIHSVLLLADKELGAHRERLPGVQLETLTSLKALGRYVDGSQVTAELDGTFPYCHGEWVQFFQKLHPFAASLRRASELLQSCIQELRSADGLAGTQDAAACIGRHQELMRRVLSDPQLVRLQREGGAVLARLRREAARLSTSPHVRASMEAAEGLYNQLEEEVHDLVSQSNSCLERLEFLRKVRELEAEFGKLGRWLDGEGAARLQEMGAEEWSPDSFEKSFERFNKFLRQATAQYRHGLALCQEAAEVQDSVFPEADPFQVAAALFQTKLVSFYRHVERRQAELEMLRELCRFSSKITWLNVGCRQCSARVKHGGSPAGCPEALQCLESSFQKLSVEFSMEKLQEMQAQVRRMQSSSGLGAWTEAWHKYQETRQILEEMLAELREAWGAQADGQGGVPSSPGSSGSAAPAHPAAPSPEQAVANGAVQDSGQPTASSTPSPAVGTEPREAACSTPKSPQPRCDGVQEGARMAKHCGAAGGSLPKCDGGARQGTGGNPSQERSPPRQAHPSTPPPQAGFLGAARLCPPLPSKPLGRGTAAAPSTRGQPAAQRADTTQYFQVSSHSSFSSEDSDSQTSTEEAPAASLAVPRELPSPRLPAPLKSPPQIVYLENHRTEGLSKANAK; from the exons ATG GACGCGCAGTCCCTGGACGCGGCGGTGCAGGGCGCCCTCCGTGCGCTCTACCCGCCCTTCGAAGCCACGGCCCCGACGGTGCTGGGCCAGGTCTTCCGCCTGCTGGAGACCAGCTACCGTGGGGAcgggctctgctgcctgctcgAGTTCCTCATCCCAGCCAAGCGCCTCTTCGAGCACGTGCGGCAGGCGGCCTGT gCTCCCTACTTTAACTGCATCTTTCTCCATGAAGGCTGGCCCTTGTGTCTGCACGAGAAAGTGGTCGTCCACCTCGCGCCGCTCAACCCCCTCCTGCTGCGCTCCGGGGACTTCTACCTGCAAGCGGAGCCGTGCGAGGAGCACTCGGCGCGCATCACCGTCAAGCACCTCTCGCAGGACCTGCGCAGCGTGGAGGAGACGCCCATCCCCGAGGCCACCTACGCGCTGCTCTTCACCAACGAGTGGCTGGAGGAAATTAATTGCGACCATGCCGGC CCCCCCCTGCACACCTGCCTGGTGGCCACTGAGAATGGCATCGCCCCGCTGCCGTGGAGCAAGATCGCCACGCCAGAGTTCATTGACAAGCCCAAGGCTGGACCCGACACCGTGCCCACGGgtgccccgggcagccccgctcCTGAGCCGGCAGCAGCGATAACACCCGCTCCCCACAGCACGGCAAGCACCGCCGAGCCCTACAGCAACGTCACGGGCACCTTCCCAGGCTGCAAGGATGCCTCCTGGAAGTCAAACCAGGGGAGATATCCGGGGCTGATCAAGGTGGACCAGGCCGGTTCGCAGCAGACGCCGGCCGTGctggctgtgcccagcctgcaggagaTCGTCAGCCAGAACCTGGAGGGGGAGTACGTGGACCTGCTGGACCTCTCCCAGGAGAAGCTGGACCTCCTGGCCAGGTCCCTGCCTCCCGCCCGCCcggtggggcagggggctgcggcggTGCTGCCCTGGGCGAGCGGGGGCCCAAGGGTGGGCTCCTGGCCCCGTGGTGGGGGGCCGAGCTCGCAGGAGGGTCCCTGCAGCCCGTgccagaagaggaggctgagtgGGGAGCCGGGGCCACACGGCCCACGGTGCCGCCACCGCGACTCCTACCTGGCCGCCCTGCAGAACCCGGTGAGCTTCGGCTCCGGGCTGATGGCAGCCATCCTGGAGGAGCCGGacggccccgtgccccccgctACCCCATGTAAGACCCCCGCACCGAGTGGCAGCAGGGATGgccaccccagcagccccccactGCTCGCCCACTGCCCCCGCGGGGACAGGCCAGGGGTGACAGGGGGGGATGCAGCAGGGCCGGGAagcccccggctccccccgaCCCCTGCTCGCTCAGAGGCAGCTGGCTCTGGCCACAAGTTCTCCTTCCTGAAGGGCCCACGGCTGGGGACAGCACCCGGGGAAGGCTCCGCCAGCCAGCACGAAGGGGGCTGGAAGAAGGTGTCAGCCATTTACTCGCCCAGGATGGGCAGAGCCAAGGCAGCCGGGAAAG GGACGGACGCagcggctgcagcccccacgGAGGACCGGTCCCTGCAGAGCACGGGCAGCCAGAACGGCCCCTCGGCACCCCGGagccggcagcccccagcatgGCAGGAGCTGCACGCCGGGCTCCTGCGCTCCGGCATCGTCTGCCTGCCAG GTGGCACGGACAAGCTGGGCAGGGCCCTCCTGCAGGTGACCACCAGCGGCAGCGCCTGGGGGGCCGCCTGGTGCTCTGCGGCTGAGCTGGCAAagctcttcctctgcctctgctccctccccag GAAGGATGCGAAGGACAGTGGGCTGACGGCCGTGGTGGACGCCAGgcggcagccccccgccccggctcTGTTCTCTGCTCTCCGCTCCGTCCAG AGCGTCTCGCCAGGCTGCATCCAcagcgtgctgctgctggccgaCAAGGAGCTGGGCGCCCACCGCGAGAGGCTGCCGGGTGTGCAG ctggAGACCCTGACGTCGCTGAAGGCCCTGGGCCGCTACGTCGACGGCTCCCAGGTGACAGCAGAGCTGGACGGCACCTTCCCCTACTGCCACGGCGAGTGGGTTCAGTTCTTCCAG AAGCTGCATCCCTTCGCGGCCAGCCTCAGGCGGGCGtcggagctgctgcagagctgcatccAGGAGCTGCGGAGCGCCGACGGCCTGGCGGGGACGCAG GATGCAGCCGCGTGCATCGGGCGGCACCAGGAGCTGATGCGCAGGGTGCTGAGCGACCCGCAGCTGGTCCGCCTGCAGCGCGAG GGGGGGGCCGTGCTGGCGCGGCTGCGGAGGGAGGCCGCCCGGCTCAGCACCTCGCCCCACGTCAG gGCCAGCATGGAGGCAGCCGAGGGGCTGTACAaccagctggaggaggaggttCACGACCTGGTGTCGCAGTCCAACAGCTGCCTGGAGCGCCTGGAGTTCCTCCGAAAGGTCCGGGAGCTGGAGGCCGAGTTCGGCAAG CTCGGGCGCTGGCTGGATGGGGAGGGAGCGGCGCGGCTGCAGGAGATGGGTGCTGAGGAGTGGAGCCCCGACAGCTTCGAGAAGTCCTTCGAGCGCTTTAACAAGTTCCTCCGTCAGGCAACG GCTCAGTACCGGCACGGCCTGGCCCTGTGTCAGGAGGCGGCTGAGGTCCAGGATTCGGTGTTCCCCGAGGCAGACCCCTTCCAGGTGGCCGCAGCCCTTTTCCAGACGAAGCTGGTGAGCTTCTACAGGCACGTGGAGCGGCGGCAGGCGGAGCTGGAGATGCTGCGCGAGCTCTGCAGGTTCTCCAGCAAG ATCACGTGGCTGAACgtgggctgcaggcagtgctcagCACGGGTGAAGCACGGGGGGAGCCCAGCAGGGTGCCCCGAGGCTCTGCAGTGCCTGGAGAGCTCCTTCCAGAAGCTGTCGGTGGAGTTCTCCATGGAGAAGCTGCAGGAGATGCAGGCGCAGGTGCGCaggatgcagagcagcagcggGCTGGGAGCCTGGACCGAGGCATGGCACAAGTACCAGGAGACCCGGCAGATCCTTGAGGAGATGCTGGCAGAGCTGCGGGAGGCCTGGGGAGCACAGGCTGACGGGCAGGGGGGCGTCCCCAGCTCCCCCGGCTCCTCGGGgtctgcagccccagcccaccccgcagctcccagccctgagcaAGCTGTGGCCAACGGAGCGGTGCAGGACTCGGGGcagcccacagccagcagcactccTAGCCCTGCTGTGGGCACGGAGCCACGTGAGGCCGCCTGCTCAACGCCGAAATCCCCGCAGCCACGCTGCGACGGGGTGCAGGAGGGCGCACGCATGGCAAAGCACTGCGGGGCGGCCGGCGGCTCCCTCCCAAAATGCGACGGCGGAGCCCGGCAGGGGACTGGAGGAAACCCGTCCCAGGAGCGCAGCCCCCCCCGTCAGGCGCATCCCTCCACGCCTCCTCCCCAGGCGGGTTTTCTGGGTGCTGCCCGCTTGTGTCCCCCCCTTCCAAGCAAGCCCCTGGGGCGTGGGACggcggcagcccccagcacgcGAGGCCAGCCGGCGGCTCAGAGGGCGGACACCACCCAGTACTTCCAGGTTTCCAGCCACAGCAGTTTCTCCTCCGAAGACTCGGACTCACAGACCTCCACTGAGGAAGCCCCAGCGGCGAGCCTGGCTGTGCCCCGGGAGCTGCCGAGCCCCCGGCTGCCC GCGCCTCTGAAAAGCCCCCCCCAGATTGTTTACCTGGAAAACCACCGCACCGAGGGGCTGAGCAAAGCGAACGCCAAGTAA